From the Pseudomonas putida genome, one window contains:
- a CDS encoding EAL domain-containing protein, whose amino-acid sequence MPLSVKRPARWSWRTLLPWIVGVVPLACGLAVMNWQIERELRASSQATARQVVEHVDHILDNLANAAQVLLPLAGSPCVDAQLALRSQVTRNAFVRSTNLFQQHNLYCSSLFGDFDEPVDAHDYTDGRLWLMSGNSVTPGHALLVYRASDGDRGAIITVDGDHLLTALRLIGPEEALQIRVGNAWMGKDGAVHDGAPPVAAAADVTLGSTRYPFSVHGGYEAGKQGELLRSHYPALLSLLLALGVVAGGACRWQIRRASSPRAELRRALEADEFLPYFQPVVRKGDYRWAGAEVLMRWNHPREGLVRPDLFIPYAEHSGQIVAMTRALMLHTAQSLAPFTALLEDGFHIGINITADHCRDLSLLDDCQTFLQHFPPGRVRLTLELTERKLIEATPVALELFAKLHDMGVMIALDDFGTGQSSLNYLRQFKVDYLKIDQSFVAMIGGDALSQHILDSIIELSAKLGLGIVAEGVETEVQRDYLARSEVDFQQGYLFGRPMPASDFLKALAAQPGVARLPQNAPPEIMRG is encoded by the coding sequence ATGCCCCTCTCGGTCAAACGCCCTGCTCGCTGGAGCTGGCGCACGCTCCTGCCCTGGATCGTCGGCGTGGTGCCGCTTGCCTGTGGCCTGGCAGTGATGAACTGGCAGATCGAACGCGAATTGCGCGCCTCCAGCCAGGCAACTGCACGCCAGGTGGTGGAGCATGTCGATCATATTCTAGACAACCTCGCCAATGCCGCGCAGGTGCTGCTGCCGCTGGCTGGCAGCCCTTGCGTGGACGCCCAGCTGGCCTTGCGCAGCCAAGTCACGCGCAATGCCTTCGTCCGTTCGACCAACCTGTTCCAGCAGCACAACCTGTATTGCAGTTCGCTGTTCGGCGACTTTGACGAGCCAGTCGACGCCCATGACTACACCGATGGCCGGCTTTGGCTGATGAGTGGCAACTCGGTAACGCCTGGCCATGCCCTGCTGGTGTACCGGGCCAGCGATGGCGATCGCGGTGCGATCATTACCGTGGATGGCGATCACCTGCTCACCGCATTACGCCTGATAGGCCCGGAGGAAGCGCTGCAGATCCGCGTCGGCAACGCCTGGATGGGCAAGGACGGCGCGGTGCATGACGGTGCCCCACCGGTCGCCGCCGCCGCCGATGTGACCCTGGGCTCGACCCGCTACCCATTCAGCGTGCACGGTGGCTACGAGGCCGGCAAGCAAGGCGAGCTGCTGCGCAGCCACTACCCTGCCCTGCTCAGCCTGCTGCTGGCACTCGGCGTGGTGGCCGGCGGCGCCTGCCGCTGGCAAATTCGCCGGGCCAGCTCGCCCAGGGCCGAACTGCGGCGGGCCCTGGAGGCGGACGAGTTTCTGCCGTACTTCCAGCCGGTGGTGCGCAAGGGTGACTACCGCTGGGCCGGGGCTGAAGTGCTGATGCGCTGGAACCACCCCCGTGAAGGCCTGGTGCGTCCAGACCTGTTCATCCCCTACGCCGAACACAGTGGCCAGATCGTCGCCATGACCCGGGCCCTGATGCTGCACACCGCGCAGAGCCTGGCGCCCTTCACCGCGCTGCTGGAAGACGGCTTCCACATCGGCATCAACATTACCGCCGACCATTGCCGCGACCTGAGCCTGCTCGACGACTGCCAGACCTTCCTCCAGCATTTCCCCCCTGGGCGGGTACGGCTGACCCTGGAACTGACCGAGCGCAAGCTGATCGAAGCCACTCCGGTAGCCCTCGAGCTGTTCGCCAAGCTGCATGACATGGGGGTGATGATCGCCCTGGATGACTTCGGTACCGGCCAGTCGAGCCTCAACTACCTGCGCCAGTTCAAGGTCGATTACCTGAAGATCGACCAGAGCTTCGTGGCCATGATCGGCGGCGACGCCTTGTCCCAGCACATTCTCGACAGCATCATCGAGCTGTCGGCCAAGCTGGGCCTGGGGATCGTTGCCGAAGGGGTGGAAACCGAGGTCCAGCGTGATTACCTGGCGCGAAGCGAGGTGGACTTTCAGCAAGGTTATCTGTTTGGCCGGCCGATGCCTGCAAGCGACTTCCTCAAGGCACTCGCCGCACAACCCGGCGTCGCGCGGTTGCCGCAGAACGCGCCCCCTGAGATCATGCGCGGCTGA
- the hppD gene encoding 4-hydroxyphenylpyruvate dioxygenase, translating into MADIFDNPMGLMGFEFIELASPTPGVLEPVFQILGFTKVATHRSKDVHLYRQGGINLILNNEPKSIASYFAAEHGPSVCGMAFRVRNAHEAYARALELGAQPVEIETGPMELRLPAIKGIGGAPLYLIDRFEEGSSIYDIDFNFIEGVDRNPQGAGLKIIDHLTHNVYRGRMAYWAGFYEKLFNFREIRYFDIKGEYTGLTSKAMTAPDGMIRIPLNEESSKGAGQIEEFLMQFNGEGIQHVAFLTDDLLKTWDALKGFGMRFMTAPPQTYYEMLEERLPGHGEPVDQLQARGILLDGASEPGDKRLLLQIFSETLLGPVFFEFIQRKGDDGFGEGNFKALFESIERDQVRRGVLNAE; encoded by the coding sequence ATGGCTGATATCTTTGACAATCCAATGGGCCTGATGGGCTTCGAATTCATCGAACTGGCTTCGCCGACGCCAGGCGTGCTGGAACCGGTATTCCAGATACTCGGTTTCACCAAGGTGGCCACCCACCGCTCCAAGGACGTGCACCTGTATCGCCAGGGCGGCATCAACCTGATCCTCAATAACGAACCGAAGAGCATCGCCTCCTACTTCGCGGCCGAGCATGGCCCGTCGGTATGCGGCATGGCGTTCCGCGTGCGCAACGCCCACGAAGCTTACGCCCGGGCCCTGGAGCTGGGGGCCCAGCCGGTCGAGATCGAAACCGGCCCGATGGAGCTGCGCCTGCCGGCGATCAAAGGCATCGGTGGGGCACCGCTCTACCTGATCGACCGTTTCGAGGAAGGCAGCTCGATCTACGATATCGACTTCAATTTCATCGAAGGCGTCGACCGTAACCCGCAAGGGGCAGGCCTGAAAATCATCGATCACCTGACCCATAACGTCTATCGCGGGCGCATGGCTTACTGGGCCGGTTTCTACGAGAAACTGTTCAACTTCCGCGAGATTCGCTACTTCGACATCAAGGGCGAGTACACCGGCCTGACCTCCAAGGCCATGACTGCGCCTGACGGCATGATCCGCATTCCGCTCAATGAAGAGTCGTCCAAGGGCGCCGGGCAGATCGAAGAGTTCCTGATGCAGTTCAACGGTGAGGGCATTCAGCATGTGGCTTTCCTCACCGACGACCTGCTCAAGACCTGGGATGCACTCAAGGGCTTTGGCATGCGTTTCATGACCGCACCGCCGCAAACCTATTACGAAATGCTCGAAGAACGCCTGCCAGGCCATGGCGAGCCGGTCGACCAGCTGCAAGCCCGCGGCATCCTGCTGGATGGCGCTTCAGAGCCGGGCGACAAGCGCCTGCTGCTGCAGATTTTCTCTGAAACGCTGCTCGGCCCGGTATTCTTCGAGTTCATCCAGCGTAAAGGGGATGACGGCTTCGGTGAAGGCAACTTCAAGGCACTGTTCGAGTCCATCGAGCGTGATCAGGTCCGCCGTGGCGTGCTCAATGCCGAATAA
- a CDS encoding CSS-motif domain-containing protein, translating into MSRIKIAGQSFIELLLTLAISLLPVGSGLMIIDYQQDKKLEETARISVKEAIYSVDLALDRIHASASAAIMLAGTSCETAQAQLLDQVAKAAHLRSLSLTANGLPYCNTLKTPYTPDQMFPDERSQFRLVLAPPALPNAVLLAYQLGDKNLGVIATSYGMLLRNELRAFQTGLTLLVEFGDLYIWADGDSRDPERPSQEEFFTEGVSAKYGYTVKAGYAKGYLAQERGQTMKQLLPSLALVGIITGSITYWGLYRQRNLRVRSAASKG; encoded by the coding sequence ATGTCAAGAATCAAGATTGCAGGGCAGAGTTTCATAGAACTGTTGCTGACATTGGCAATCAGTTTGCTACCGGTCGGCAGCGGGCTGATGATCATTGATTATCAGCAGGACAAGAAGCTTGAAGAGACCGCACGCATCTCTGTAAAGGAAGCTATTTATTCAGTGGACCTGGCGCTGGATCGAATCCACGCTTCGGCGTCTGCTGCCATTATGCTGGCAGGGACTTCCTGCGAGACTGCCCAGGCGCAATTGCTCGACCAGGTTGCGAAAGCAGCGCACCTGCGCTCGCTGTCATTGACTGCTAACGGGCTTCCTTATTGCAACACCTTGAAAACGCCTTACACACCGGATCAGATGTTCCCAGATGAACGATCGCAATTTCGTCTGGTGCTGGCCCCCCCGGCATTGCCCAATGCGGTTCTGCTCGCCTATCAGCTCGGAGACAAGAATCTGGGGGTCATTGCCACCTCCTACGGTATGTTGCTGCGCAATGAACTGCGTGCCTTTCAGACGGGGCTGACCCTTCTCGTCGAATTCGGAGATCTGTACATCTGGGCCGACGGCGACAGTCGCGACCCGGAACGTCCATCGCAAGAGGAGTTTTTCACAGAGGGTGTCTCAGCCAAGTATGGCTATACCGTCAAGGCGGGCTATGCAAAAGGCTATTTGGCACAAGAGAGGGGCCAGACGATGAAACAACTGCTCCCGTCCCTGGCGCTGGTCGGAATCATTACTGGCTCTATCACTTACTGGGGTTTGTACAGGCAACGTAATCTGCGTGTTCGTAGCGCCGCCAGCAAAGGCTGA
- a CDS encoding type 1 glutamine amidotransferase domain-containing protein: MSNKILVVLTNTAKYPTLKRATGLWLGEAVHFVEAVQKAGYEVDYVSPNGGYVPIDPHSLQLAPELDWQWYDDKSFMNRLGASSSPGKVRAGDYCAIYYTGGHGVMYDFPDNPPLQELARKIYENNGIVAAVCHGVVGLLNIKLSDNSLLLKDRKVTGFSNTEERLAELDKVVPFLTENELVARGGDYSKDDDPWKSFVVCDGRLITGQNPASTSLLAEKVIAELNPK, from the coding sequence ATGAGCAATAAGATTCTGGTGGTACTGACCAACACGGCCAAATACCCGACCCTGAAACGGGCCACCGGCCTTTGGCTGGGGGAAGCTGTGCATTTTGTCGAGGCCGTGCAGAAAGCCGGGTATGAAGTCGATTACGTGAGCCCGAATGGGGGCTATGTGCCAATCGACCCACATAGCCTGCAGTTGGCCCCGGAGCTGGACTGGCAATGGTACGACGACAAGTCGTTCATGAACCGTCTGGGCGCATCGTCAAGCCCGGGCAAGGTCAGGGCAGGCGATTACTGCGCCATCTATTACACAGGTGGGCACGGCGTGATGTACGACTTCCCGGACAACCCGCCGCTGCAGGAACTGGCACGCAAGATCTACGAAAACAACGGCATTGTTGCCGCCGTCTGTCACGGCGTGGTCGGCCTGTTGAACATCAAGCTCAGCGACAACAGCCTGTTGCTCAAGGACCGAAAGGTTACCGGGTTTTCCAATACCGAAGAAAGATTGGCAGAGCTGGACAAGGTGGTGCCGTTTCTCACCGAAAACGAACTGGTTGCCCGGGGCGGCGACTACAGCAAGGACGATGACCCATGGAAGTCATTCGTGGTCTGTGACGGCCGGTTGATCACCGGGCAGAACCCCGCCTCGACCAGCCTGCTGGCCGAGAAGGTCATCGCTGAACTCAACCCGAAATAA
- a CDS encoding response regulator — MAEQVTRFDWRYSALGPLPHWQAPLRVAVDMMVLSPFPCAVVWGAQMTVIHNDAYAKLLECDGHALGQAFDRLWAKAWKDIGPWVFKVLEGDSNLVEDQPLRLTNKQTGAQARYAFSYTPLRDEQDEVVGFLHTVIETNASVDAHDEWREQALAFERKIERIMADRDHIWQLSRDAMIVVTRDLRLQAANPAWQRVLGWTEDEVSGKPILELVHPADRAEVEVAVMEYVSDRGREQLETRLRHKDGHYRLFRWMASFDGSLLTAVGRDISQDHEDALQLSDSLLWATQRLESVSHMAGGMAHEMNNLLSGIGGSLELLQRRMDQGRLDQIERYVALATDSVQRAMTLTHRLLAFSRHQPLSPKPLDINRQLTSMEPLLCQVLGAEMRVDWELDVEPWTICLDVAQLENALVNLFANAREACLERGVVAVRTINMRLEAPFPDERGLAPGDYVAVYVTDDGHGMPEVDMARAFEPFFTTKPMGHGAGLGLAMVYGFVGQSGGYVWLESAPDHGLKVCMLFPRCLEHIAQETPQPVPAVTRARGQRVLLVDDEENLRSVMKEYLQERGFDVCDARDANSALERFRYHGPFDLVITDIGLPGGFSGRQVARAMRMFEPDQKILFITGFNDKPLEPQLSETPGTALMLKPFALASLMNQALLMLSD; from the coding sequence ATGGCTGAGCAGGTCACGCGGTTCGACTGGCGTTACAGCGCGCTCGGGCCGCTGCCGCATTGGCAGGCCCCTTTGCGCGTTGCCGTCGACATGATGGTGCTTTCGCCGTTTCCCTGCGCAGTGGTCTGGGGCGCCCAGATGACGGTGATTCACAACGATGCTTACGCGAAGTTGCTCGAATGTGACGGCCACGCTTTGGGGCAGGCGTTCGACAGACTGTGGGCAAAAGCCTGGAAGGACATCGGCCCCTGGGTGTTCAAGGTGCTTGAAGGTGACTCGAACCTCGTCGAAGACCAACCGCTAAGGCTAACGAACAAGCAAACGGGTGCCCAAGCCCGCTACGCCTTCAGCTACACACCGTTACGCGATGAGCAGGACGAAGTGGTGGGGTTTCTGCACACGGTGATCGAAACCAACGCCAGCGTTGATGCGCATGATGAATGGCGCGAGCAGGCGCTCGCGTTCGAGCGCAAGATCGAGCGCATCATGGCCGATCGTGACCACATCTGGCAGCTTTCTCGCGATGCCATGATCGTCGTTACCCGCGACCTCCGGCTGCAAGCGGCCAACCCGGCCTGGCAGCGTGTTCTGGGCTGGACTGAAGACGAGGTAAGCGGTAAACCGATCCTGGAGCTGGTCCATCCTGCCGACAGGGCCGAGGTGGAGGTTGCGGTCATGGAGTACGTTAGCGACCGTGGGCGTGAGCAGCTGGAGACGCGCTTGCGCCACAAGGACGGGCACTACCGCTTGTTCCGCTGGATGGCGAGTTTCGACGGCTCGCTGCTGACGGCTGTCGGGCGAGACATTTCTCAGGATCATGAAGATGCCTTGCAACTGTCCGATAGCCTTTTATGGGCAACCCAGCGCCTGGAGTCGGTTAGCCATATGGCAGGCGGCATGGCCCACGAGATGAACAACCTGCTGTCGGGTATCGGCGGCAGCCTGGAGCTCTTGCAGCGGCGCATGGACCAAGGGCGTCTTGATCAAATCGAACGTTATGTGGCGCTGGCCACTGATTCGGTGCAACGTGCCATGACGCTCACTCACCGCCTCCTGGCATTCTCCCGTCATCAGCCACTGTCACCCAAGCCATTGGACATCAATCGCCAGCTGACCTCCATGGAACCGCTATTGTGCCAGGTGCTGGGGGCTGAAATGCGGGTGGACTGGGAACTCGACGTAGAACCCTGGACCATCTGTCTGGATGTTGCACAGCTGGAGAATGCGTTGGTGAACCTGTTTGCCAACGCACGTGAGGCCTGCCTTGAGCGTGGCGTGGTGGCAGTGCGCACGATCAACATGCGCCTGGAGGCACCGTTCCCCGATGAGCGAGGCCTGGCTCCGGGTGACTATGTCGCCGTGTATGTCACGGACGACGGCCATGGCATGCCCGAAGTGGACATGGCCCGGGCGTTTGAACCGTTCTTCACCACCAAGCCCATGGGCCATGGCGCCGGGTTGGGGCTGGCGATGGTCTATGGCTTCGTCGGACAGTCGGGCGGCTATGTGTGGCTCGAGTCAGCGCCTGATCACGGTCTCAAGGTCTGTATGTTGTTCCCGCGTTGCCTTGAACACATCGCGCAAGAAACCCCGCAGCCGGTACCTGCTGTAACTCGAGCAAGAGGTCAACGCGTGCTGTTGGTCGATGACGAGGAAAACCTGCGTTCGGTGATGAAGGAGTACCTGCAGGAGCGTGGCTTCGACGTGTGCGATGCCAGGGATGCGAACTCGGCGCTCGAGCGCTTCCGTTACCACGGCCCTTTCGACCTGGTGATCACCGACATCGGCCTGCCGGGTGGTTTCAGCGGGCGGCAGGTCGCCAGGGCGATGCGCATGTTCGAGCCGGATCAGAAGATTCTGTTCATTACAGGGTTCAACGACAAACCGTTGGAGCCGCAACTATCCGAGACCCCAGGCACGGCGTTGATGCTCAAGCCGTTCGCCTTGGCCAGCTTGATGAACCAGGCCTTGCTGATGTTGAGCGATTGA
- a CDS encoding response regulator: protein MASSLSMDERAVILAPDQLAHNASTLLAAAGVDCLRAQDIARLQACLIEGAAVAIIAEQALEVEAADLLKSYIDQQPPWSDLPILLLTRTPAASPSKANLALGNLTLLALPFDDGSFLHLTQTALRNRRRQYLARDHMLDLQQRLDARSEEQHIIDHALQQTRKMEAIGQLAGGVAHDFNNLLTSIGGSFELIDRRLKNGRCDGLDAILRRGQQAVSRAAVLTHSLLAFSSRQSLHSQRVDLLALLQPQRLEAILGQGVSLHLDLPADLWAVQADDAQLQEAVNNLLVNACEAMPNGGKLRIEARNQKIDTQRPSGGGLETGEYACLRIIDDGQGMSQSTLEHAFEPFFSTKPVGQGIGLGLSMVYGFSKQSHGHVALFSEIGHGTQVDLYLPRHLEPQQPQASRPHPAPASEGRHVLVVEDDPHVRDLLRQSLQDEGYPCLSACNANEALQLLRSAQAIDLLVSDVGLPGMNGRQLAEIARTLRPHLPVLFITGYAETAMAREGFLAPGMQLICKPFELKQLQAQVANMLGSP from the coding sequence TTGGCCAGTTCGTTGTCGATGGACGAACGTGCTGTGATCCTGGCCCCGGACCAACTTGCCCACAATGCATCGACGTTGTTGGCGGCAGCCGGTGTCGACTGTTTGCGCGCGCAAGATATCGCCAGGTTGCAGGCCTGCCTGATCGAAGGTGCAGCCGTGGCGATCATCGCCGAGCAGGCCCTTGAAGTCGAAGCCGCCGACCTGTTGAAAAGCTACATCGATCAACAGCCACCCTGGTCAGACCTGCCCATCCTGCTGTTGACGCGCACCCCTGCGGCCAGCCCTTCCAAGGCCAATCTTGCCTTAGGTAACCTGACCCTGCTCGCCCTGCCTTTCGACGATGGGAGCTTTCTGCACCTGACTCAGACCGCGTTGCGCAATCGGCGCCGTCAATACCTGGCGCGCGACCATATGCTCGACCTGCAGCAGCGACTGGATGCGCGTAGCGAGGAACAACACATCATCGACCACGCCCTGCAGCAAACCCGCAAGATGGAAGCGATCGGCCAACTGGCCGGCGGTGTGGCGCATGACTTCAACAACCTGCTGACGAGCATAGGGGGCAGTTTCGAACTGATCGACCGGCGCCTCAAAAACGGGCGCTGTGACGGCCTTGATGCAATCCTGCGCAGGGGCCAGCAAGCCGTGTCACGTGCTGCGGTGCTTACCCATAGCCTGCTGGCGTTTTCGTCCAGGCAGTCGTTGCACAGTCAGCGCGTCGACTTGCTTGCGCTCCTGCAACCGCAGCGCCTTGAAGCCATCCTGGGCCAAGGCGTCAGCCTGCACCTTGACCTGCCCGCAGACCTGTGGGCAGTGCAGGCGGACGACGCGCAATTGCAAGAAGCGGTGAACAACCTGTTGGTCAATGCCTGCGAGGCCATGCCCAACGGGGGCAAGTTGCGCATTGAAGCCCGCAACCAGAAGATTGACACGCAGCGGCCCTCAGGTGGTGGGCTGGAGACAGGTGAGTACGCCTGCCTGCGCATCATCGATGACGGCCAGGGCATGTCGCAAAGCACCCTGGAACATGCCTTCGAGCCCTTCTTCAGTACCAAGCCGGTAGGCCAGGGCATTGGCCTTGGCCTGTCCATGGTCTACGGCTTCAGCAAGCAGTCCCACGGACATGTAGCGCTGTTCAGCGAGATTGGCCACGGCACACAGGTGGACCTTTACCTGCCACGCCATCTTGAGCCACAACAGCCCCAGGCCTCCAGACCGCACCCAGCACCTGCCAGCGAAGGCCGCCATGTGCTGGTGGTCGAGGATGATCCCCATGTCCGTGACCTGCTTCGCCAGTCGTTGCAAGACGAGGGTTATCCCTGCCTGAGTGCCTGCAACGCCAACGAAGCCTTGCAGCTGTTGCGTTCAGCGCAGGCAATCGACTTGCTGGTCAGCGACGTTGGCCTGCCGGGCATGAATGGCCGGCAACTGGCCGAAATTGCCCGCACGCTCCGCCCGCACCTTCCGGTGCTGTTCATCACCGGCTACGCCGAGACGGCAATGGCGCGCGAAGGGTTTCTCGCGCCGGGCATGCAGCTGATCTGCAAGCCGTTCGAGCTCAAGCAGTTGCAGGCTCAGGTTGCCAACATGCTGGGCAGTCCCTGA
- a CDS encoding HEAT repeat domain-containing protein produces the protein MPRRHRYLIAVLLLILVTLAIVFLRRDDKPAPPVLPPHSYGKALRQAHDGLPGAARVLYQQLQRDDLTPIRRAALYAELPNYPSPQALKLARLDLENDDPLVRRAAIASIRKLLPPSQRSLVLGPLLDDDEQSVRFAAVDALLGLDPDAIGLYFGPLQTALEQYQQALEKQPDDAEAQVHLARLYLHENDYDQAAAALQRSLAMAPDGLDALATQVRLLERQGHHDQSRQVLAKALALRPDSAFLQYELGLWLIRHDQREYALLALSRAVELEPENADYRYTLAVTLHELDQSDAAQKQLETLLNRQPANRRARVLLIQYWKESGQLQNVQVLLAELERQNPDDPFLQQGL, from the coding sequence ATGCCCAGACGCCACCGCTACCTGATCGCCGTACTGCTGCTGATCCTGGTGACGCTCGCCATCGTTTTCCTGCGCCGGGACGACAAGCCCGCGCCACCGGTACTGCCACCCCACAGCTACGGCAAGGCGCTGCGCCAGGCACATGACGGTTTGCCGGGTGCCGCCCGGGTGCTGTACCAACAACTGCAGCGTGATGACCTGACACCGATCCGCCGCGCCGCACTGTATGCCGAATTGCCCAACTACCCATCGCCGCAGGCACTGAAGCTGGCCCGCCTGGACCTGGAAAACGATGATCCTCTGGTGCGCCGCGCAGCCATTGCCAGCATTCGCAAGCTGCTGCCGCCCTCTCAGCGCAGCCTGGTGCTGGGGCCGTTGCTGGACGATGACGAGCAGAGCGTGCGCTTTGCCGCCGTGGATGCCCTGCTCGGCCTCGACCCGGATGCCATCGGCCTGTATTTCGGCCCGTTGCAGACCGCGCTGGAGCAATACCAGCAGGCCCTGGAAAAACAACCCGACGACGCCGAGGCCCAGGTGCACCTGGCGCGCCTGTACCTGCACGAGAATGATTACGATCAGGCGGCTGCGGCCCTGCAGCGCAGCCTGGCCATGGCCCCGGATGGCCTCGACGCCCTGGCCACCCAGGTGCGTTTGCTGGAACGCCAAGGCCACCATGACCAATCCCGCCAGGTGCTGGCCAAAGCCTTGGCACTGCGCCCGGACTCGGCGTTCCTGCAATACGAGCTGGGGCTCTGGCTGATCCGCCATGACCAACGCGAATACGCCCTGCTGGCCTTGTCGCGCGCGGTGGAGCTGGAGCCGGAGAATGCCGACTATCGCTACACGTTGGCAGTGACCCTGCACGAGCTGGATCAGTCCGATGCCGCGCAGAAGCAGCTGGAAACCTTGCTCAACCGCCAGCCGGCCAATCGCCGGGCACGGGTGCTGCTGATCCAGTACTGGAAGGAGTCCGGCCAGTTGCAGAACGTTCAGGTGCTGCTGGCTGAACTGGAGCGGCAGAACCCGGACGATCCCTTCCTGCAACAAGGGCTGTAA
- a CDS encoding efflux transporter outer membrane subunit, which produces MNLLKPLTPSLLALALAACAVGPDYKTPDTQPAQFDSTDVQAKALDRSRFESLWWKQFDDPVLNQLVQASLDGNRDLRVAFARLKAARAIHDDVANDQLPVVTSRASSEIGKGQVPGQTTQRVNQERYDLGLDMAWELDLFGRIQRQIEASEAQEAVAQADLQQLQVSLIAELVDAYGQLRGAQLREKIAVANLKTQQESRSITVTLRDAGVGNDLDVVRADARLAGVEATVPQLQAEQARARHRIATLLGQRPDALSVDLAPKALPAIAKALPVGDPGELLRRRPDIRSAERQLAAATANVGVATADLFPRVSLSGFLGFTAARGSQIGSSAANAWALGPSITWAAFDLGSVRARLRGAKADAEGALANYEQQVLLALEESANAFSDYDKTQQRLLSLMRQSEASRKAADLASVRYREGTVDYLVLLDAERERLSAEDAQAQGEVELYRGIVSIYKALGGGWQPETVASAR; this is translated from the coding sequence ATGAACCTGCTTAAACCGTTGACCCCGAGCCTGCTGGCGCTGGCCCTGGCGGCCTGCGCGGTCGGCCCGGACTACAAGACCCCGGACACCCAGCCCGCACAATTCGACAGCACTGATGTGCAGGCCAAGGCCCTCGACCGCAGCCGCTTCGAGAGCCTGTGGTGGAAGCAGTTCGACGACCCGGTGCTGAACCAGCTGGTGCAGGCATCGCTGGACGGCAACCGCGACCTGCGCGTGGCCTTCGCCCGGCTCAAGGCTGCCCGGGCGATCCACGATGACGTCGCCAACGACCAGTTGCCGGTGGTCACCAGCCGCGCCAGCAGCGAGATCGGCAAAGGCCAGGTTCCCGGGCAGACCACCCAGCGGGTCAACCAGGAGCGTTACGACCTGGGCCTGGACATGGCCTGGGAACTTGACCTGTTCGGCCGTATCCAGCGCCAGATCGAGGCCAGCGAGGCCCAGGAAGCGGTGGCCCAGGCCGACCTGCAACAACTGCAGGTCAGCCTGATCGCCGAACTGGTTGACGCTTATGGCCAGCTGCGCGGGGCGCAACTGCGCGAGAAGATCGCCGTGGCCAACCTCAAGACCCAGCAGGAGTCACGCAGCATCACCGTGACCCTGCGCGACGCCGGGGTTGGCAACGATCTCGACGTTGTCCGTGCCGATGCCCGCCTGGCGGGTGTCGAGGCCACTGTGCCGCAGCTGCAGGCCGAACAGGCCCGGGCGCGGCACCGTATCGCCACCCTGCTCGGCCAGCGCCCGGACGCGCTGAGCGTCGACCTGGCGCCCAAGGCCTTGCCGGCCATCGCCAAGGCCTTGCCGGTGGGCGACCCGGGCGAGCTGCTGCGCCGCCGCCCGGATATCCGCAGCGCCGAGCGCCAACTGGCCGCCGCCACCGCCAATGTTGGCGTGGCCACCGCCGACCTGTTCCCGCGGGTGAGCCTCAGCGGCTTCCTCGGCTTTACCGCCGCCCGTGGCTCGCAGATAGGTTCCTCCGCCGCCAATGCCTGGGCGTTGGGGCCAAGCATCACCTGGGCCGCTTTCGACCTGGGCAGCGTGCGGGCCCGCCTGCGCGGTGCCAAGGCTGACGCCGAAGGCGCCCTGGCCAACTATGAACAGCAGGTGCTGCTGGCCCTTGAAGAGTCGGCCAACGCCTTCAGCGACTACGACAAGACCCAGCAGCGGCTGTTATCGCTGATGCGCCAGAGCGAGGCCAGCCGCAAGGCGGCCGACCTGGCCTCGGTGCGTTACCGCGAAGGCACGGTGGACTACCTGGTGCTGCTCGATGCCGAGCGCGAACGCCTGAGCGCCGAAGACGCCCAGGCCCAGGGCGAGGTCGAGCTGTACCGCGGCATCGTCTCGATCTACAAGGCACTCGGCGGTGGCTGGCAGCCGGAGACCGTCGCCAGCGCACGCTGA